Within Acomys russatus chromosome 7, mAcoRus1.1, whole genome shotgun sequence, the genomic segment TACACTCTTGATAAGACTTTTACTCATCTCTGCTGTTATTTCCAAGAATACCCTTTTATTAGTTATGGGTGCTACCaataaatgcattattttaaaacacaagaatTAGCTTTGTGCCATTGTCCTTAATAAAGATAAGATCTAGAAAGTTCTGTTATGAATGCACAAATGGGTGTATCCCAATACTCTTTTCCACCTGATTTGAAAGGTTGTTGTTTAcaatgtagaatatatatatgatctATATTTGATTGTTTATTTAGCATACGATGATCCTAAACTGgtcaataatttcttttatttttgtgacttaATTATTTTGCcactttgttttttctgagaaagttgcTCCCCTTTCCTATATGCTTATATTTGAttagaaatgtaaaaaagaagaaaaatacaaaaatttaaacataaccCAGAAAATTTAATGTGAGAAAAATCATCAGTGTAGGTGAGGGACACTGGGGTAAAGAGTGATGGTTAGAAAATAATAGGGCAGAAGaattggtggtggcacacacttttaatcctaccACTAGCGAGGCAGAAGGAGGtacgtctctgtgagttcatggccagcttgttacagagtgagtccagaacagtcagggctctgttacactgagaaatcaagtctcagaaaaccaaaaaataaaaaagaaagaaagaaacgttaATAGAATAGTATATATTGAGTTAGTTCTAATGGAGTGCTCATATGTTGCTTAAGCTGAAACAAATGTGGACTGTGATCACACGACAAGATGATAGTTCTGGTTTTGCACTTTGTAAATCTGAGACTGTGCAAAGCAAACgtcttgtatattttttattaacttgtgATAATATATTGGTAGAATAAGAAAAAAGCATACTGCTTTATGAAAGTGTTTGCATTCAAGGCTTAACATTGATCTTAGTGATATTGGGCTCCTAAGATGACAATAAGACTATCTTGACCACCACAATTCTAAAACAGCGAAGAGGAGAGGCTTCATCCAaaagataatggaaacagattcagagattGGTacccaaacattaggtggaactcaGAGAGTCTTGGGGGGAAAGTTAGTGGAAGGTTTGATGGAGCTGAAGAGGCGAAGGACATCAAAGGAGACCAATATAGCCAACTACCTGGGCCCATGGGTGCTCATAAAGAcagaaccatcaaccaaagaatgtccatggactggtcctaggcccccttcacatatgaagctgatgggctgcttgttcctcatgtgggtccccaacagttggagtgggggctgtgtctgacatgTCTGCTGCCCTGCTCTGGATCCTATTTCTCTACCAGGACTACTTTGTCCTTCCTCAGttagaggatgcacttagtcctatgTGACCTGATGAATCAGGATGAGTTGTGGCTATttgggggaagtgggtgggagagtGGAACTTGGAGGTGAGGTGGGAGTGTGGTtgtgattgagatgtaaaatgaacaaacaaataaataaatggaaaaaagaaccaagaaatgAACAACAAATTAAAACCAGCTATCATATGCAAAACCTTCCACCTATTCAAAGATTTGCATGTCtgatgctaaaaacaaaaagttttgcACAGTAACTAAACTTTACTTCAACATTTAaagtctggtttttgttttgttttgttttgttttttagtagaATCATCCCCTTTGCCAATAAAATAGGCTTtatgggtttttattttcctgtaaataaaCTATCTCTGGCTATCACTGAATCATGCTTGCCAATAAGTTGTTAATGGAATAAGTTCCACAAAGTGATATTTCATAATAATGCAATAAAACTAATCAcacttttatgtaatttttattttccttcagctCCAAGCTGCAGTATCTGACAATAGACAAGAGATGACAATGTCTTCAAATCAAACGAACCTTAGAGATATCTGGTATACCATGATTGGGATCCCAGGACTAGAAGATGCACACATTTGGCTCTCTATCCCTATTTGTTCAATGTACATAGTGGCTCTTGCAGGCAATACCCTGTTAATATTCTTGATCTTCACAGAGCATAGTCTTCACGAACCGATGTACCTTTTTCTCTCTATGTTGGCACTGGCTGATATCATTCTATCTACAGTGACCACGCCAAAGGTTCTTGCCATCTTCTGGTTCCAAGCTGGAGGCATTTCTTTTGCCAGCTGTGTGTCTCAGATGTTTTTCCTCCACTTCATGTTTGTGACAGAGTCGGCCATACTGCTGGCTATGGCCTTTGACCGTTATGTGGCCATCTGCTTTCCACTAAGATATACTACCATACTAACCCCGTCAGTAATTGGTAAAATGGGCATTGCATCTGTGACTAGAAGCTTCTTCATCTGTTTCCCCTTGGTCTTTCTAGTTTATCGACTCACCTACTGTGGGAGGAGCATCATTCATCACTCCTACTGTGAACACATGGGCATTGCCAGGTTGGCCTGTGACAGCATCAAAGTCAACATTTACTATGGAATGACTGTGCCTTTATTTTCCATAGGCCTAGACATTGTGCTTATCATCGTCTCATACACCCTTATACTTCGTACGGTATTTAGGATTCCCTCCCGAGATGCCAGACTCAAGGCTCTGGGTACGTGTGGTTCCCACGTCTGTGTCATCCTTCTGTTCTATACACCTTCTCTCTTTACATTTTTTGCCCACCGTTTTGGGGGCCACAGCATACCTCGCCACATGCACATTCTCTTTGCTAACCTCTACGTGGTCGTACCCCCTACTCTCAACCCCATCATTTATGGAGTTAAGACAAAGCAAATTCAAGAGAGGTTTTTCCAGGTGTTTTCTTTCAATAAGGCATGTTTTTGATATAAACAAAGAAGCCTGATCTTAATGTTATTTCTAGAAACTGTATAACTGAAGAGCATCTCAAGTTGCTCCTGAAATATTATATCATGATAGCACTAAGAATAAGAATGACAATAACTTTGAGTAAAAGAGACAAGGCTGAGTTCTTGATTGTCTCAGAATAGCTTAATTTCTGTTCCATATTAAGGTCACTTATAACATCCCTAAGAGAGCTAAGAATATCTCACATAATCACAGACAAAGCAATTGAAAGCAAACGTCTCCTAACAACCCATCAGATAagcaccttatttttatttataaaatcagGAAAGATAATACTATACTTCAGAGAAAGTTTTAACTCCATGTTAGCAATGTGGCTTTGTCCCTGAGAACTTATAGCTTTAGTTcaaaatcagaattttagatgtccAGTTTTGGTTATGACTATTACTCTTCTGAGATCTTAAGTATTTAGCTGAAAtctgtatatatgaatgtatatgaatataggtacacatatatgaatataattcTATATAATACATACAATACAAACTCTATTACAAGGACCTCATATAATTCCAAAAGTGCCAAGGTTAATATGAAAATAAtctgtgtattattttattatgaattgaAAACTAGTTTTTTCATGAATATTAGATTTTCCAGGCAGAAagaaatttttgtttctcttcctttctcagacAATCAATTCTAGAGTATGCAACATTGAAATATTTCAAAGTAAGAATTGGAAATTGAAATAGAGAGGATTTAATCTCATTAGTACATATGTTAATTAACTAttgaaattaatcaaaataatttccccctaaataaatgagaaaatagcaGCTTCTCTGTTGGTCATTATTGATGGCAGTGTGGACTGCAGGGTTACCACAATCTTCATGTTTACAGTTAATAACACCGGTAAGAGGTATGCACTCGGAAGCTAATGTGATGAAAAGATATCAGGGCATATAAcaaagtaaagtgaataaatatagaGTGATCCCAAATATTCACTTAACCAGAAAAGTAACTTTCTAACGTTTATATACAGTCTCAGCACTGAGGACAAATGCGAACTAAAGAATAATGTCCTGAATGCCTTAGGTATATTTATTAAGATGCATCCTAAAACTGTACTGTAGTACAATTGTCACAAGAGAAGCTATCACTAAGAACTTGTAcagaaataaacctttaaatCTTTTACAGAGAAATGAGTAATGTAAAACGATACATGTTATATTATCTCAAATACATGGATGCACCAACTCAGACTCATATAGAGCATTATTTGCAttatatttgcataaaaataaagaataaataaaatggcacTCATATTGTACAAATGTTGAAAGACTTCagctaaaattaatttaaaacccATGACTTTATCAATTTATCTTTTATAAGAAAGATGCATTGTACTAGCCTGTTATTTTGTGATTACATGGGTAGATATTCCTGTTTTCTTCATACAGTATAATTTTAAGTACAATTATTATCATGTTATATAGTCTGTCAAATATTCTATAACCTAATAAAATATACAGGAGTTAAATTTGGTTGTTTTCACTGTATCTTGAAAGTGTGTTTTACTTTTGGTTGTAGTTTTTCATCACTTGTAAGAGTGCTTGATGACTCCTTTTGCAGAAGCATTGACAGAGAGTGTTATGGTAGCCGTTCGACAGTAGGTAACACTAAGTAGCTGTAATCAATGGACAAGGAAGATATATACATCGCTATAGAATCATAGTTCACAATGTATATTGTTAAAAATTCAAGACATACATATTCAAATCATTTACCTGACTCTACAAATAAAATGTGCAGCTAAAATGTTTGTCAATAAAGTTTACATCTACTAAGAAATTTCTTGagattggaaaaaaaattgagaaagaatTTCAAATGAGTAGTTTTGTTACTCTACTAATTGATCACCCTAAAATTTAATTGATGACATTTTGATGTGAACAAATAATATTCACAAAAGTGGAATGCATAGATTTCGATCTGTTTACTTGCTATTTCTGCAGCTGAATTGAGTGACTTGAATTTCTGAGTTTTTATGCCATTGCCTAATCTATGGATAAATGATTACACTGAATATTTTATGGGTTTAAATAATTGATACATGTGAATACGTCTTATCCTGGGACATGCTAAGGACATTTAGATTGACAGTGACTGTTTTCCCTACCCATTTCTCTTCTTACACTAAACTATGCACAGGTTAGATGATTGAGTatgtttttttataaaaacatagtTGACTCAGATGTAacaaaatttgctcaaccatgttcatagcagccttattcataatagccagaacatggaaacagcctaagtgtccctcagtagaagaatggataaagaaactgtggtacatttacactatggaatactactcagctattaaaaacaaggaattcccgaaatttgtggacaaatggattgaactagaaattatcataatgagtgagctaacccagaagcagagagactcaaatggtatatactcacttataactggacactagcttaaggggcaggtcccatgaaagtctgcacctaccaggaacgtaggatagaggtgagaacatcctattgagactctaggtgagaaaaatataggggttagggaagtaggtggatccagaggatcctagaaacctacaagaggaacattatgataggtgtatctgagcccaggggttctgcttgatcaaaggcaccaaccaaggacaaaacgtgcagccatcatcaaacccctacccagatctaaccaagggacagaacattctccacagttaagtggagactggggactgacttccacaggatctctagtgccccatatttgaccatgtcccttcgttgtggaggcccaatggcactcggaggaaggatagcagactaccaagaagagacttgatatccagcaccatattcagggggaggaggtccccctcagtcacagacatagggaagggggttggggtgaaagtgggagggaaggaggaatgggaggatgtatgggatgggatagaaaatgagatgtaatatgaattattttatttttcaataaaattgtgttaaaaaaaagaatctttaaacttCTTgataatgaatgtgtgtgtgtgtgtgtgtgtgtgtgtgtgtgtgtgtgtgtgtgtgtgtgtgtgtgtttgctcaatGACACAGGATTTTCCTGGTATACATTAAGCTCCCTGGTTGATCCtagcaaaacaaaggaaagagagataATGATAAAttacacattatttttatgtcaattgGTTATGAATTATTTTCAGGGGGCTGCAAATTATTAAGCTGTAGATTTCTAACACtataaaataatcacattttCACAAGAGTCATACATTATATGTATGGCTATTGCAATGTTATCTGGTCTCTGCACTTTCTTTCAGAACAGTCATACTATGGGTTGCTGCTTTTGATAGTTTTTGTTTATCTGTCCATGTGGTCTCAGAATGATGTTCTTCTCACACTAAACATTCAGTGTTCCTTTGGTTTTCAGCTAGTTTGTTCTTTGTTCGATTGGTTCACTTTACTTAAATTACCCATGGTactataaacattttattgtatTCCTCAACTCCACTGGGTCTTTAATCTCTTAGGACTTTAAAAGCTATTTGGCCAGTCCCTGGGTTGAGCGCTAGTCACCTAGATCAAGAAAAACCAACCTATCTCACAGAACATCTGGGAGACCAGAGTTGCAACACAGAGGAGGTAACAACATACCACATTCCATATTGGAGGCTTGATGGCTGCTACCTTCTGAGGATATCTTCCTAATATGAGTTTCAGATTAAGAGCATCTTAATTCAAATTAGACAGATGATGGGTCTGTCATGTTATGCATTTTCATCATATTCAGGTTACCGTGAGAGCTATTTTAGTTGATCCAAGTTTGTAGGGGGAAGTCTACCTTTGGCTATTGAAATGATTTTAACTATAAATGGGTATAATTTAACAGAGGTCAGACATACTCTTTGACCCAATCAAAGCTTCATAAAAATGGTTTATATCATTTCAAATGGATAAATTTGATGAGGGAGAATTATCTCAGactataaatgaaacaaaatttccaatatatatataaatgtacaaaaacaaacataaggTTATTGATCACTCCACTTTACTCTGTCACTGGATAGAGATCCTATAATTGAGGAAGTATGTCTGTCATGGTTTGAGATTCCATGccctaccctcaccccccacctcagttttctgtgtacttttctttattactttcaGTTTTCTAATGTAAAGGCACccttagaaaacaaatacaacatgAGTTTTCCTCACTTGTTtaagacagaaatgaaagaaaaacacacaacgGGCCTTGGTGTGGCAGATGGGGAAGACAgagtctcagaagagaaagaGCTGGCATTACAAAAATTTCTCATGATATGTTTTACTTTAGGggttgtttatttctatttttattttttgcactaGTATTTGAAGTATTTGGTGATAGGGTAGAGTTTTGATGAGGGTTAAAAAGTAAACTAAgatataaaacagaaacaaaggcctTAGAATTGATGCAATTAGAAAGAGGATGAAAAATTAAATCACctacatttaaataataatttcatgCACAATAGACTTTACAGCATTATAGATGTCTGATAATGGTTATTTATGGCGTCTCCTGCCTGGTTGCATGCACATTATAATACCAAGCATGCTGTAGACTATTTCATTGATCAAGATAAGCCTTGATTATTAGGGAGAAAAGTGAAATGATGTGAATTATAGTAAATTGGTGAGTCTCAGGTCAGGGCTTAGTGACTGCAGCGAGAAATGGAATCTATATAAATACTGTATAATGCCATCTCCATTTCTTTCATCACCATTGGTTATCAAAGTCAttattaataatcaaaatatctTTGTATCCCCTGgagatatattttaatatgtgaatacacattcatagaaataaaatactttgagcATAAATTACAAAGCTTAGCATAATAAATGAATGTATGACTACAGAGGATTTGCTGTGGGTCATAGAAGGAATGGATTGGAAGCATCAAGAATTGGAATTATGAAACTGACCACTATCATATGAATAGAGCAGTAGTGTCCTCTAACCAAACCTGTTTATCAGGTGTATTGCTACCATCTTGCAGAATCATTTGCCAGTCCACCCAGCATACCCTTTAAGTGTAAGGAAGCAGTGCTTTTTATGTGATGAAACCCATTGTCTTTATCCAGAACTGTTGATATATACTGACATGAACAACTAACCAAGTGAGAAATCTGCTGGGTCTTAGATTACCCTGTGCAGCCTCTCTTTCTGTTGAAATGTCCTTAATTCTACTTAAAAAATCCTTCTGGTGCTGTGCATGCTTCCAAACTCCTATGATCTCACTATCTGAAAAGCCAAAAGAGGAAGAGTACTCAAAGGCAATTTTGGGCCTAACGCAAGTGATTATATCAGAAAAGACAATCTTCTGCATAAAGTCTTCTAGATCTTTCActactaacaaacaaacaaaaaaagatttactaatatttattttgtattgtacacactttaaaaatctattttctctcttttagaagctataatattttcaaaactttttaaagttgtagttgcttttttaaaaattaaaacatctagaTCAAGTATGAAGTTTTTGCAAGGCTTCTATATGGTCCATTgtattttttctgaattttattttgtctcaaaAGAAGTCCAAAAATTACTTTAATTCAATTTCTCTTATCAtgatagaattttaattttataattgtctTTTCCTGTTGTTCCTTCACATTCATTTCTCTGGCcaaaaccaagagaaagaaaattatctgAGATCTTTTAAATCACCCAGTTCTGTTTTTCTGTACTTGAGTGACAATTCTCTTAACGGTCACCTGTCTGGTAACATTCTGTTGTTAAAAAAACTTATGTTTCAAAAACTTGTCAATATAAGatgacttaattttttatttcaactattattcaaaacaacaaaaatgaagacaCATTAATTAATGATGGTGATAATACTACTAACAGGGATATGTACTAACAGGGATATGTACTAACAGGGATATGTACTAACAGGGATATGTACTAACAGGGATAGGTGGTACAGGTGTGACACTAGCAAGAGAGAAGGATGAGGCAATACTGAGAACAGGCTCAACGGTTGTTTAGCAGAAACATGTACACGTTACAATCATGAAACATACGAagttcaaaaggaaaagaagaggaaactcTTTGGTGAAGTGCCTTATGTTAAAGTATGAGGACTGATTGTCTTTGACTCAGTAGTCGTCAtatccaaaaaacaaaatggagggcATGAGGATGGCCAAGTGGTCTAAGGCCCCAGTTTTGAGGTCATCT encodes:
- the LOC127192215 gene encoding olfactory receptor 52Z1P-like, producing MTMSSNQTNLRDIWYTMIGIPGLEDAHIWLSIPICSMYIVALAGNTLLIFLIFTEHSLHEPMYLFLSMLALADIILSTVTTPKVLAIFWFQAGGISFASCVSQMFFLHFMFVTESAILLAMAFDRYVAICFPLRYTTILTPSVIGKMGIASVTRSFFICFPLVFLVYRLTYCGRSIIHHSYCEHMGIARLACDSIKVNIYYGMTVPLFSIGLDIVLIIVSYTLILRTVFRIPSRDARLKALGTCGSHVCVILLFYTPSLFTFFAHRFGGHSIPRHMHILFANLYVVVPPTLNPIIYGVKTKQIQERFFQVFSFNKACF